One segment of Candidatus Polarisedimenticolia bacterium DNA contains the following:
- a CDS encoding VWA domain-containing protein codes for MKTDFSRWPLGAPALLTLALASALLTSPSPLHAEELLVRFMSPPAGRPVSGETKVVLRASVPQGAHLVRIEVFIDSQRVAVLEKPPYEFVWNAGEEFLPHTLTARALDDAGRTAETSLQTPPLHVGQRESVSLVNLYLNVYDEKGKPVTDLEAVDFKVFEDGVLQKVTTFTAARQPLSVALVMDTSNSMGTGNRMEIARKAATDFVKRMAGGDRALVVKFDDSVRELQSLTEDRKKLTQAVEALVPSGGTALYDAMFQVSRQMGALEGRKALVLLSDGRDQAFEENAPGSLHRFEETVDAVVRSEAVVYAVGLGARLEDETDLAQKMSLRRILETFAEKTGGRFYNPERAGQLEGVYQQISEDLGRQYTIAFSPANQARDGHWRAVKVEVARPGARVVTRPGYFAPSAP; via the coding sequence CGGCTCTTCTGACCCTGGCGCTGGCCTCCGCCCTGCTAACCTCCCCTTCCCCCCTGCATGCCGAGGAGCTCCTGGTCCGTTTCATGTCGCCGCCGGCGGGCCGGCCGGTGAGCGGGGAGACGAAGGTCGTCTTGCGCGCTTCCGTCCCGCAAGGGGCACATCTGGTGCGCATCGAGGTATTCATCGACTCGCAGCGCGTCGCCGTTCTGGAAAAGCCGCCCTACGAGTTCGTCTGGAACGCCGGCGAGGAGTTCCTGCCGCACACGCTGACGGCGCGGGCCCTCGACGATGCCGGCCGGACCGCCGAGACTTCGCTCCAGACTCCCCCCCTGCACGTCGGCCAGCGCGAATCGGTCTCCCTCGTCAACCTCTACCTGAATGTCTATGACGAGAAGGGAAAGCCGGTCACCGACCTTGAAGCAGTTGACTTCAAGGTGTTCGAGGACGGAGTGCTGCAGAAGGTGACGACTTTCACGGCCGCCCGGCAGCCGCTGTCGGTGGCGCTCGTCATGGACACCTCCAACAGCATGGGGACCGGCAACCGGATGGAGATTGCCCGCAAGGCCGCCACCGATTTCGTCAAGAGGATGGCCGGCGGCGATCGCGCCCTCGTCGTGAAGTTCGACGATTCCGTCCGCGAGCTCCAGAGCCTGACGGAGGATCGCAAGAAGCTCACCCAGGCCGTGGAGGCGCTCGTGCCTTCCGGCGGGACCGCCCTCTACGACGCGATGTTCCAGGTGAGCCGGCAGATGGGGGCGCTGGAGGGACGCAAGGCTCTGGTGCTGCTGTCCGACGGCCGCGATCAGGCCTTCGAGGAAAATGCTCCGGGCAGCCTGCACCGGTTCGAGGAAACCGTGGATGCCGTCGTGCGCTCGGAGGCGGTGGTGTACGCCGTCGGTCTTGGAGCGCGCCTGGAGGATGAGACCGACCTGGCCCAGAAGATGTCGCTGCGCCGGATTCTGGAGACCTTCGCGGAGAAAACCGGCGGAAGGTTCTACAACCCGGAGAGGGCGGGACAGCTCGAGGGCGTCTACCAGCAGATTTCGGAGGATCTTGGACGGCAGTATACGATTGCCTTTTCCCCTGCCAACCAGGCGCGCGACGGCCACTGGAGGGCCGTCAAGGTCGAGGTGGCGCGCCCCGGCGCGCGCGTCGTCACCCGGCCCGGCTACTTCGCGCCATCCGCCCCGTAG
- a CDS encoding class I SAM-dependent methyltransferase, translating to MGWMEKLRSGWRKANPRGFWEREYRAASAPDKWSSSARLGFYEFAAEVIPREPARILDIGSGLGHGGRRLTEICPSWNVEGFELSRSAAETAVIPTRCGDLLKDPLPAGFDYLLLVQTLEHFRDTEEVLERVVPAAQKAVVITVPYRGRLNRKHLASLDESSFARYPEARFRKRSRRYEKDGSLKTDLCVVLPGRAGKQV from the coding sequence ATGGGATGGATGGAAAAGCTGCGCAGCGGATGGCGCAAGGCCAATCCGCGCGGGTTCTGGGAGCGGGAGTATCGCGCCGCGAGCGCACCGGACAAATGGAGCTCCTCGGCGCGTCTGGGATTCTACGAGTTCGCCGCCGAGGTGATTCCCCGCGAGCCGGCCAGGATCCTTGACATCGGCAGCGGATTGGGCCACGGCGGCCGGCGCCTGACGGAAATCTGCCCGAGCTGGAACGTGGAAGGTTTCGAGCTGAGCCGCTCGGCGGCCGAGACCGCCGTCATTCCGACGCGCTGCGGCGACTTGCTCAAGGACCCGCTTCCGGCGGGCTTCGACTACCTGCTGCTGGTCCAGACCCTGGAGCACTTCCGCGATACCGAGGAGGTCCTGGAGCGGGTGGTCCCGGCGGCGCAGAAGGCAGTCGTCATCACGGTGCCCTACCGCGGCCGGCTCAACCGCAAGCACCTCGCGAGCCTGGACGAATCCTCCTTCGCCCGCTACCCCGAGGCCCGCTTCCGCAAGCGCTCGCGCCGCTACGAGAAGGACGGCTCGCTGAAGACCGACCTGTGCGTCGTCCTTCCAGGAAGGGCAGGGAAACAGGTGTGA
- a CDS encoding glycosyltransferase family 4 protein: MQPTSLRILQTNFHRGWGGQPSRILMVSKALVERGHQLVIAAPAGSLLAVRSREAGLETFEEARFLKPKHVLSALADLSALRRLLRTRRFDLVDAHGSQDLWTVAGATALVADPPAFVFTRHNTKRVGDNLANRYLLRRRIDHLILASGSVLERYRPFLERGDLSPDRISVVHSSYREDRFHPGVDGAEIRKELDAVEKGALLVGVVGRLVPDKGGTYFLKAVSKLAPKFPSARFLFVGTGTEEERLRRETAALGLGDRVRFLGFRDDIPALTAALDLSVLPSVDCDASSAVLKEAMAVGRPVVATDIGGASEIVEHGRTGLIVPPADPDSLASAMAQILEREDSGRALGEAGARRVREQFGRDRMAEGTLEAYRRALQRRSLRSAGGR; the protein is encoded by the coding sequence ATGCAGCCCACGAGCCTGCGCATCCTGCAGACCAATTTCCATCGCGGCTGGGGAGGGCAGCCCTCCCGCATCCTGATGGTCTCTAAAGCTCTCGTGGAGCGCGGCCACCAGCTGGTGATCGCAGCCCCCGCCGGATCCTTGCTTGCAGTTCGCTCCCGGGAGGCGGGGCTGGAGACCTTCGAGGAGGCCCGCTTCCTGAAGCCGAAGCATGTCCTCTCGGCGCTGGCGGATCTCTCCGCGCTGCGCCGCCTGCTGCGCACGCGGCGATTCGACCTGGTGGACGCGCACGGCTCGCAGGATCTTTGGACGGTGGCGGGTGCGACGGCGCTGGTGGCGGATCCGCCGGCCTTCGTTTTCACGCGCCACAATACCAAGCGCGTGGGGGACAACCTGGCGAACCGGTACCTGCTCCGGCGGCGCATCGATCATCTGATCCTGGCCAGCGGCTCCGTGCTGGAGCGCTACCGTCCCTTCCTGGAGCGCGGCGATCTGTCGCCCGACCGGATCTCGGTGGTGCACTCCTCGTATCGCGAGGATCGCTTCCATCCCGGCGTCGACGGAGCGGAGATCCGAAAGGAGCTCGATGCCGTGGAAAAGGGGGCCCTCCTGGTCGGGGTCGTCGGGCGGCTGGTGCCCGACAAGGGAGGAACTTATTTCCTGAAGGCCGTCTCCAAGCTGGCACCGAAGTTCCCCTCGGCGAGATTCCTTTTCGTCGGGACGGGAACCGAGGAGGAGCGCCTGCGCCGCGAGACCGCCGCGCTGGGCCTCGGGGATCGGGTCCGTTTCCTGGGATTTCGCGACGACATCCCGGCGCTCACCGCCGCTCTGGATCTTTCGGTGCTCCCCTCGGTGGATTGCGATGCCTCTTCCGCCGTCCTCAAGGAGGCGATGGCCGTCGGCCGACCGGTGGTCGCCACCGACATCGGCGGCGCCTCCGAGATCGTCGAGCATGGACGAACCGGCCTGATCGTTCCGCCCGCCGATCCCGATTCACTGGCGAGCGCCATGGCACAGATCCTCGAGAGGGAAGATTCCGGGCGTGCCCTGGGAGAGGCCGGTGCGCGGCGCGTGCGCGAACAGTTCGGCCGGGATCGGATGGCGGAAGGAACCTTGGAAGCCTATCGGCGCGCCCTGCAGCGACGCAGCTTGCGGAGCGCCGGAGGCAGGTAG
- a CDS encoding glycosyltransferase family 4 protein, whose amino-acid sequence MVRLLVLQTLPRPTAYSPSNALLTLARGLDRSRLIMTVATPRRGLLTEALEAAGVATLRVPGLSTYRRHDALWRLPSVAFRLTQHLRNLQADLLLSNHAELGPFAHAAGRLTGTPWICMLRQADRPRRYYEKYRVGRADAVAAVSSAALEGYRACATQDRALERLHRVIPTGIALPSEGPEGRAEIPPTIGTVGLRSVKRPELFLRIVGRVHRTMPGVRALAVGGAEAPVLAELEALGRELGIRETTTFPGQQKEMRPWYDAMSVYAHTSRSEALPKAVLEAMGHGLPVVAFRVGGNREAVAEGVSGFLIEEGNEEEFAEALLRLLSNPDLARRMGRAGRTRVAEQFSEKRMTEEMMALFEETVGARREMARTGPRGKR is encoded by the coding sequence ATGGTCCGCCTGCTGGTCCTCCAGACCCTCCCCCGACCCACGGCCTACAGCCCGAGCAATGCCCTGCTCACCCTGGCCCGGGGACTGGATCGCTCCCGGCTCATCATGACCGTCGCGACGCCGCGGCGCGGGCTTCTGACCGAGGCCCTGGAGGCGGCGGGAGTCGCGACGCTGCGCGTTCCCGGCCTGTCCACCTACCGCCGTCACGATGCGCTCTGGCGCCTCCCGTCCGTGGCATTCCGCCTGACGCAGCACCTGCGAAACCTACAGGCCGATCTCCTCCTCAGCAATCACGCAGAGCTCGGCCCTTTCGCGCACGCCGCGGGAAGGCTGACGGGCACTCCCTGGATCTGCATGTTGCGGCAGGCCGACCGGCCGCGGCGCTACTACGAGAAGTACCGGGTCGGACGGGCCGACGCCGTGGCCGCGGTGAGCTCGGCGGCGCTCGAAGGGTACCGCGCCTGCGCCACGCAGGACCGCGCTCTGGAGCGCCTGCACCGGGTCATCCCGACCGGCATCGCCTTGCCCTCCGAGGGTCCCGAGGGACGCGCGGAAATCCCTCCCACGATTGGTACGGTTGGTTTGCGCAGCGTGAAGCGGCCCGAGCTGTTCCTGCGGATCGTGGGGCGCGTCCATCGCACCATGCCGGGGGTCCGCGCGCTGGCCGTCGGCGGGGCGGAAGCTCCCGTCCTGGCGGAGCTGGAGGCGCTCGGCCGCGAGCTGGGAATCCGCGAAACGACGACGTTTCCGGGACAGCAGAAGGAGATGCGTCCTTGGTACGATGCGATGAGCGTGTACGCTCATACCTCGCGCAGTGAGGCGCTGCCGAAGGCGGTCCTCGAGGCGATGGGACACGGCCTTCCGGTCGTGGCCTTCCGGGTCGGCGGCAACCGTGAGGCGGTGGCGGAAGGAGTCTCCGGCTTCCTGATTGAAGAAGGCAACGAGGAAGAGTTCGCGGAGGCTCTCCTGCGACTCCTGTCCAATCCCGACCTGGCCCGGCGGATGGGACGGGCAGGGCGGACGCGGGTCGCCGAGCAATTCTCCGAGAAACGGATGACAGAAGAGATGATGGCGTTGTTCGAGGAGACGGTCGGCGCGCGCCGGGAGATGGCCCGCACGGGGCCCCGCGGAAAGCGGTAG
- a CDS encoding glycosyltransferase family 4 protein: MKVVLTTDSYLPRLGGQEMGAFRLAKYLTRRGHEVRLVTTEKHPLSGPEPGGFDVLRAPHAFGFSARRDLSALLRHEFSKADVVHARYCYRLAALGAPVAHAVSRRFVVSLHGLGLLDNPNDSLLRRLGHRRYRRISLSSADAVIATSSEFARLAAAYASPARIHVIPNGVDTDEFAAGRPVPEDLQRRYAGDKVVLAIRRLVPKNGIQYLVQAAPEILRACPSARFVIGGWGSQESDLRQAAAALGVAQRFDFVGKVPNAQVADYLAAASVVVFPSSMESTSHACLEAMAMGKPVVASRLGGLAELLGEDGRGILVDLFASDASTYDAPATLEQDAMLRLAGAIAGLLHDTDRAQCLGEAARSYALAHFDWNVLVDRIVQVYRGDATA, translated from the coding sequence GTGAAGGTCGTCCTCACCACCGATTCCTACTTGCCCCGGCTCGGCGGCCAGGAGATGGGGGCTTTCCGCTTGGCCAAATATCTGACTCGCCGCGGTCACGAAGTCCGACTCGTCACCACCGAAAAGCACCCCCTCTCCGGTCCGGAGCCCGGCGGATTCGACGTTCTTCGCGCCCCGCATGCCTTCGGATTCAGCGCTCGCCGGGATCTGTCGGCGCTGCTACGACACGAGTTCTCAAAAGCCGACGTGGTGCACGCCCGCTACTGCTACCGCCTCGCGGCCCTCGGCGCGCCGGTGGCCCATGCGGTCTCACGCCGCTTCGTGGTCTCCCTGCATGGGCTCGGCTTGCTCGACAACCCTAACGATTCGCTGCTTCGCCGTCTCGGACACCGGCGCTACCGCCGCATTTCTCTCTCCTCGGCAGATGCGGTGATCGCGACCAGCAGCGAATTCGCGCGTCTGGCCGCGGCCTACGCCTCTCCGGCGCGCATCCATGTGATTCCCAACGGCGTCGATACCGATGAATTCGCCGCCGGACGTCCCGTGCCGGAGGACCTGCAACGGCGCTACGCCGGAGACAAGGTCGTCCTGGCGATCCGCCGCCTGGTGCCCAAGAACGGCATCCAGTACCTGGTCCAGGCTGCCCCCGAGATCCTGCGCGCCTGTCCTTCGGCCCGCTTCGTCATCGGCGGATGGGGATCGCAGGAAAGCGATCTCCGCCAGGCGGCCGCCGCTCTGGGCGTAGCGCAGCGCTTCGATTTCGTCGGCAAGGTGCCGAACGCGCAGGTTGCCGATTATCTCGCCGCGGCGAGCGTGGTGGTCTTCCCTTCTTCGATGGAATCGACCAGCCATGCCTGCCTGGAGGCGATGGCGATGGGAAAGCCGGTGGTGGCGAGCCGCCTAGGGGGCCTCGCCGAGCTGCTGGGGGAGGATGGGAGGGGGATCCTCGTCGACCTCTTCGCGTCCGATGCGTCGACCTACGACGCTCCGGCTACCCTCGAACAGGACGCCATGCTGCGTTTGGCCGGAGCCATTGCCGGGCTTCTTCACGATACCGACCGCGCGCAGTGCCTGGGGGAGGCGGCCCGCAGCTACGCTCTGGCCCATTTCGACTGGAATGTCCTGGTCGACCGTATCGTCCAGGTCTACCGCGGAGACGCCACAGCCTGA
- a CDS encoding glycosyltransferase family 2 protein codes for MSPPRLSVVIPIRDEKENLPPLWGELKEHLEAQGPSFEVVLVDDGSRDGSGRMIDEMASGDPRVRALHLERPCGQSAALGAAFRAARGELVLTMDGDLQCDPADIRRMLETLGTLDALVGYRERRRDSLPRRLLSRWANRVRNRVLREAIRDTGCPLKLMRRDCLNRLPRFDGMHRFLPSLLQLEGFRVGQIAVNHRPRRWGQSKYGPRSRLMRPVCDLMAVRWMQRRKLSYELREEISTGRMARSSRAG; via the coding sequence ATGAGCCCACCGCGGTTGAGCGTGGTCATCCCGATCCGTGATGAAAAAGAGAACCTGCCGCCCCTATGGGGCGAGCTGAAGGAGCATTTGGAGGCCCAGGGACCCAGCTTCGAGGTCGTGCTGGTGGATGATGGGAGCCGTGACGGCAGCGGCCGAATGATTGACGAGATGGCCTCGGGCGATCCGCGCGTCCGCGCCTTGCACCTGGAGCGCCCCTGCGGACAGAGTGCGGCGCTGGGCGCCGCCTTCCGCGCCGCGCGGGGAGAGCTGGTCCTCACGATGGACGGTGACCTGCAGTGTGATCCTGCCGACATCCGCCGCATGCTGGAAACTCTCGGCACGCTCGATGCCCTGGTGGGGTACCGTGAGCGGCGCAGGGACTCTCTCCCCCGGCGGCTCCTCTCACGCTGGGCGAACCGCGTGCGCAACCGGGTGCTGCGCGAGGCGATCCGGGACACGGGCTGTCCCCTGAAGCTTATGCGACGTGATTGTCTGAACCGGCTGCCTCGTTTCGACGGGATGCACCGGTTCCTGCCGTCCCTGCTGCAGCTGGAGGGATTTCGCGTGGGGCAGATCGCGGTAAACCACCGCCCGAGGCGCTGGGGGCAATCGAAATATGGCCCGCGCTCCCGCCTGATGCGGCCGGTTTGCGATCTCATGGCGGTGCGCTGGATGCAGCGCCGGAAGCTGAGCTACGAGCTGCGGGAGGAGATCTCTACGGGGCGGATGGCGCGAAGTAGCCGGGCCGGGTGA